A window of Castanea sativa cultivar Marrone di Chiusa Pesio chromosome 1, ASM4071231v1 contains these coding sequences:
- the LOC142621693 gene encoding F-box protein SKIP23-like has product MAPDWSSIPVDLLRLVANKVHSLEDYVHFGAVCWSWYHATTTPKNNNLKSLFPWLLLADRENNDSRGFYSLSSNKVYEFDLPEIVGKRCWGSPFGWLVIAGIDNMEIQLFNPLSRASISLPSQTIFLGDENENSIMHYWYVNKVVISSNPPNFIVMAIYSCYRKLAFAKPGDHVWSEIRLDNTVGTGFSDITYFDGDFFIAKCTGQLLVCDFSGIDPVAIEFAPSPPGVADEARYLLYLVDLGGELCMVFRYFDVIETISNISLKTRSFEVYKLDMNTRTWKRMDSLGDWSLFVGNNYTFSVRDFGCTDCRSSCIYFTHDYCQCSDQISGNDTGIYNYKGGEIQALPVLQDLYSVLRPPLWITPQLS; this is encoded by the coding sequence ATGGCCCCAGATTGGTCTTCTATTCCAGTTGATCTCTTGAGGCTTGTTGCAAACAAAGTCCACTCACTCGAAGACTATGTTCACTTTGGTGCAGTTTGTTGGTCATGGTACCATGCCACCACTACTCCTAAGAACAACAACCTCAAATCCTTATTTCCTTGGTTGTTGCTTGCTGACAGAGAAAACAATGACTCACGTGGTTTTTACAGCTTGTCTAGCAACAAAGTTTACGAGTTTGACTTGCCAGAGATTGTAGGAAAACGTTGCTGGGGCTCTCCTTTTGGTTGGTTAGTCATTGCTGGTATTGACAATATGGAAATCCAACTATTCAACCCCTTATCAAGAGCCAGTATCTCTCTCCCCTCACAGactatttttttgggtgatgAGAACGAAAATTCTATTATGCATTATTGGTATGTTAACAAGGTAGTCATTTCTTCAAATCCTCCTAATTTTATAGTTATGGCTATTTATTCATGTTATAGAAAGTTAGCATTTGCTAAGCCTGGTGACCATGTTTGGTCCGAAATTAGACTAGACAATACTGTTGGTACTGGATTCTCAGACATCACATACTTTGATGGAGATTTTTTCATAGCTAAATGCACAGGACAACttttggtttgtgatttttcTGGCATTGACCCAGTGGCAATAGAATTTGCACCATCACCTCCTGGAGTGGCAGACGAGGCTAGGTATCTACTGTATCTTGTGGACTTGGGAGGTGAACTTTGTATGGTATTTCGTTACTTTGATGTGATTGAGACTATAAGCAATATATCCTTGAAGACAAGGTCTTTTGAAGTGTATAAGCTTGATATGAACACTAGGACTTGGAAGCGAATGGATTCATTGGGAGATTGGTCCCTGTTTGTGGGAAATAACTACACTTTCTCTGTTCGGGATTTTGGCTGTACTGATTGCAGGTCTAGTTGCATATACTTCACTCATGACTATTGCCAATGTTCTGACCAAATTAGTGGCAATGATACTGGAATCTACAATTACAAGGGAGGTGAGATACAAGCCTTACCCGTATTGCAGGATCTCTATTCTGTTCTTCGTCCACCGCTTTGGATCACACCACAACTTTCTTAA